In a single window of the Cydia pomonella isolate Wapato2018A chromosome 2, ilCydPomo1, whole genome shotgun sequence genome:
- the LOC133515517 gene encoding uncharacterized protein LOC133515517, with translation MLASAFDDYSLRLWDYTDNAVAWNPVHHDVLASTSDDYSLRLWGPRYYTDNAVAWNPVHHDVLASASDDYSLRLWDYTDNAVAWNPVHHDVLASASDDYSLRLWDYTANAVAWNPVHHDVLASASDDYSQRLWGPRC, from the exons ATGCTCGCCTCCGCCTTCGACGACTACTCGCTGCGGCTGTGGG ACTACACAGACAACGCCGTGGCGTGGAACCCCGTGCACCACGACGTGCTCGCCTCCACCTCCGACGACTACTCGCTGCGGCTGTGGGGCCCGCGCT ACTACACGGACAACGCCGTGGCGTGGAACCCCGTGCACCACGACGTGCTCGCCTCCGCCTCCGACGACTACTCGCTGCGGCTGTGGG ACTACACAGACAACGCCGTGGCGTGGAACCCCGTGCACCACGACGTGCTCGCCTCCGCCTCCGACGACTACTCGCTGCGGCTGTGGG ACTACACAGCCAACGCCGTGGCGTGGAACCCCGTGCACCACGACGTGCTCGCCTCCGCCTCCGACGACTACTCGCAGCGGCTGTGGGGCCCGCGCTGCTAG
- the LOC133534875 gene encoding histidine-rich glycoprotein-like, producing MRVSVVVLIGLAALAAVAARDIREKRDADLEPAASHHGGHWDKGGGHEHHEHHHHEGGHKGHKGHKGHHEHHHGKHGHHHHEGHKGHHGEHGGHKKHHHHDDGYHHHHHHGEKGDHGHGHEEHGHWHKGHDTKGHHGIEKHDEFKKDKHFHDHHGEKGHHEHHGGHHHEGGYKKGGHFHKGHKHGGHHEHHHGKKGHHEHGGHHHHHKGHHGEHGHHELHHGHHDHGKKGGHEHHKHWDFKKGH from the coding sequence ATGAGAGTTAGTGTGGTAGTGTTGATCGGTCTCGCGGCCCTCGCCGCCGTCGCCGCCCGGGACATCCGGGAGAAACGCGACGCCGACCTGGAGCCCGCCGCCTCCCACCACGGCGGCCACTGGGACAAGGGCGGCGGCCACGAACACCACGAGCACCACCACCACGAGGGCGGCCACAAGGGACACAAGGGCCATAAGGGCCACCACGAGCACCACCATGGCAAGCACGGCCACCACCACCACGAGGGACACAAGGGCCACCATGGCGAACACGGCGGACACAAGAAGCACCACCACCACGATGACGGCTACCATCACCACCACCATCACGGAGAAAAGGGCGACCATGGCCACGGCCACGAGGAGCACGGCCACTGGCACAAGGGTCACGACACCAAGGGACACCATGGCATCGAGAAACACGACGAGTTCAAAAAGGACAAGCACTTCCACGACCACCACGGTGAAAAGGGCCACCATGAGCACCACGGCGGACACCACCACGAAGGCGGATACAAGAAGGGCGGTCACTTCCACAAGGGACACAAGCACGGCGGACACCACGAGCACCACCACGGCAAGAAGGGACACCATGAGCACGGCGgtcaccaccaccaccacaaGGGCCACCACGGTGAGCACGGCCACCACGAGCTTCATCACGGCCACCATGACCATGGCAAAAAGGGCGGTCACGAGCACCACAAGCACTGGGACTTCAAGAAGGGACACTAA
- the LOC133534877 gene encoding WD repeat-containing protein 26, producing the protein MQQPTANGQAAHVNGDADRNGAPPAPGTRMAQTDQEIVRLIGQHLLSIGLERSAALVMEESGLHLEHPAAATFRAHVLAGDWGKADHELRALHALLQGEQLDPHSLAEMKFVVLEQKYLEHLEAGRALDALHVLRNELTPLGHDTARVHRLSALMMCADPAELHQRARWPGAGADSRARVLQRVQAVLPPALMMPPHRLRALLAQAAQAQVARCRFHAAPRPPPDCIPFSLLQDHQCSPDSFPIHPLQVLNEHCDEVWYCKWSPDGSKLASGSKDNTVMIWDYDPQARRLAFRKSLEGHSYGVSYLAWSPDGRWLIAAGPEDCPDLWIWNMETETLATKMSHSQEDSLTAVAWHAGSDKFVCGGARGQFYHCSKEGQLLNSWDGVRVNALATRSDGRGVLAADTHHRVRHYDFTDLTDCNLIQEEHAVMALCVDAADSLLLLNVANQGVHLWDIRARALVRRFRGLSQGHFTIHACFGGARQDFVASGSEDNKVYIWHISGEEPVAVVAGHSRCVNAVAWNPVHHDVLASASDDYSLRLWGPRC; encoded by the exons ACGCAGCGCCGCCCTGGTGATGGAGGAGTCGGGGCTACACCTGGAGCACCCGGCGGCCGCCACGTTTCGGGCGCACGTGCTGGCCGGCGACTGGGGCAAGGCCGACCACGAGCTGCGCGCGCTGCACGCGCTGCTGCAGGGCGAGCAGCTCGACCCGCACTCACTTGCG GAGATGAAGTTCGTGGTCCTCGAGCAGAAGTACCTCGAGCACCTGGAAGCCGGGCGCGCGCTCGACGCGCTGCACGTGCTCCGGAACGAGCTCACGCCGCTCGGGCACGACACGGCGCGCGTGCACCGCCTGTCGGCGCTCATGATGTGCGCCGACCCCGCGGAGCTGCACCAGCGCGCTAG ATGGCCGGGTGCCGGCGCGGACAGCAGAGCGCGTGTGTTACAACGCGTACAAGCAGTTCTGCCGCCGGCACTCATGATGCCGCCACACCGGCTGCGCGCGCTGCTCGCGCAGGCCGCTCAGGCACAG GTGGCCCGCTGCCGCTTCCACGCAGCACCGCGGCCGCCGCCCGACTGCATCCCCTTCAGTCTGCTGCAGGACCACCAGTGCTCGCCCGACTCCTTCCCCATACATCCCCTGCAG GTTCTAAACGAGCACTGCGACGAAGTGTGGTACTGCAAGTGGTCCCCCGACGGCAGTAAGCTCGCCTCGGGCTCCAAAGACAACACCGTCATGATCTGGGACTACGACCCGCAGGCGCGGCGCCTCGCCTTCAG GAAGTCGTTGGAAGGGCACTCGTACGGCGTGTCGTACCTGGCCTGGAGCCCGGACGGGCGCTGGCTCATCGCGGCCGGCCCCGAGGACTGCCCGGACCTGTGGATATGGAACATGGAG ACGGAGACCCTGGCGACGAAAATGTCGCACTCACAAGAGGACTCGCTGACCGCCGTGGCGTGGCACGCGGGCTCCGACAAGTTCGTgtgcggcggcgcgcgcggccagTTCTACCACTGCAGCAAGGAG GGCCAGCTGCTGAACAGCTGGGATGGCGTGCGCGTGAACGCGCTGGCCACGCGCAGCGACGGGCGCGGCGTGCTGGCCGCCGACACGCACCACCGCGTGCGCCACTACGACTTCACCGACCTCACCGACTGCAACCT AATCCAAGAAGAGCACGCGGTGATGGCGCTGTGTGTGGACGCGGCCGACTCGCTGCTGCTGCTCAACGTGGCCAACCAGGGGGTGCATCTCTGGGACATTC GTGCCCGCGCGCTAGTGCGCCGGTTCCGCGGACTCTCGCAGGGCCACTTCACCATCCACGCGTGCTTCGGCGGCGCGCGCCAGGACTTCGTGGCCAGCGGCAGCGAGGACAACAAG GTATACATCTGGCACATTTCCGGCGAGGAGCCCGTGGCGGTGGTGGCGGGGCACTCACGCTGCGTCAACGCCGTGGCGTGGAACCCCGTGCACCACGACGTGCTCGCCTCCGCCTCCGACGACTACTCGCTGCGGCTGTGGGGCCCGCGCTGCTAG